One window from the genome of Pseudomonas frederiksbergensis encodes:
- a CDS encoding hybrid sensor histidine kinase/response regulator — translation MAKPSEEQQKALAGLLGLGNHSTRKSHYPELAARLDELEQARQRLQQLNDQLEQRVAERTDALLEANHNLQQQIAQRELIEQQLRDARDAAQAANRSKDKYLAAASHDLLQPLNAARLLIATLRERQLPSAEHVLVERTHQALEGAEDLLTDLLDISRLDQAAVRPDLAPYRVDELLAPLVSEFQSVAGAAGLDLRVRFADDAVLTDLRLLTRILRNLLSNACRYTDQGGILLAARRRGGRLRLEVWDTGRGIAADSLESIFLEFNQLDVGRAADRKGVGLGLAIVERIAHILGYRVQVRSRPGRGSVFSIEVPLSAERPLPMSQVPVQAVAGNPLPGRRLLVIDNEVSILQSMAALLEQWGCEVLTATDEAAALDVLQGRAPELVLADFHLDHGVVGCEVVKHLREHFQQAIPAVIITADRSDQCRRALRKLNAPLLNKPVKPGKLRAVLSQLLG, via the coding sequence ATGGCGAAGCCCTCTGAGGAGCAACAAAAAGCCCTGGCCGGCTTGCTGGGGTTGGGCAATCACTCGACACGCAAGAGCCATTACCCGGAATTGGCGGCGCGCCTCGATGAGCTGGAGCAGGCCCGACAACGCTTGCAACAGCTCAATGATCAACTGGAGCAGCGGGTGGCCGAACGCACCGATGCGCTGCTGGAGGCCAACCACAACCTGCAACAGCAGATCGCCCAGCGCGAGTTGATCGAACAACAGTTGCGCGATGCCCGTGACGCCGCCCAGGCCGCCAACCGCAGCAAGGACAAATACCTGGCCGCCGCCAGCCATGACCTGCTGCAACCGTTGAACGCCGCACGCCTGCTGATCGCGACCTTACGCGAGCGGCAACTGCCCAGTGCGGAGCATGTGCTGGTGGAGCGGACTCATCAGGCGCTCGAAGGCGCTGAAGATCTGCTCACCGACCTCCTGGACATCTCGCGCCTGGATCAAGCCGCTGTCAGGCCGGACCTGGCGCCTTATCGGGTGGATGAGCTATTGGCGCCGCTGGTGTCCGAATTCCAGTCGGTGGCCGGTGCCGCGGGCCTGGACTTGCGCGTGCGGTTTGCCGACGACGCGGTACTGACGGATTTGCGATTGCTCACGCGGATCCTGCGCAACCTGCTCAGCAATGCCTGTCGCTACACTGACCAGGGCGGCATCCTGCTGGCGGCCCGGCGACGGGGAGGGCGATTGCGCCTGGAAGTCTGGGACACGGGACGCGGCATTGCTGCCGATAGCCTGGAGTCGATTTTCCTGGAGTTCAACCAGCTGGACGTCGGCCGTGCGGCGGATCGCAAGGGCGTGGGCCTGGGGCTGGCAATCGTTGAGCGCATCGCCCATATCCTCGGCTATCGGGTGCAGGTGCGCTCGCGACCGGGACGCGGCTCGGTGTTCAGCATCGAAGTGCCGCTGTCCGCCGAACGGCCGCTGCCCATGTCCCAGGTTCCGGTGCAGGCAGTGGCCGGCAATCCGCTGCCGGGGCGACGGCTGCTGGTGATCGATAACGAAGTGAGCATCCTGCAGAGCATGGCGGCGCTGCTGGAGCAGTGGGGCTGCGAGGTGCTGACCGCCACCGACGAAGCGGCTGCCCTCGACGTCCTTCAAGGCCGCGCCCCGGAACTGGTCCTGGCGGACTTCCACCTTGACCATGGCGTGGTCGGCTGCGAAGTGGTCAAGCATCTGCGCGAGCATTTCCAACAGGCGATCCCCGCCGTGATCATCACTGCCGACCGCAGCGACCAATGCCGCCGGGCCTTGCGCAAGCTGAACGCGCCGCTGCTGAACAAACCGGTGAAACCAGGCAAGTTGCGGGCGGTACTGAGCCAGTTGCTCGGCTAG
- a CDS encoding aldehyde dehydrogenase family protein, whose amino-acid sequence MIYAQPGTPGAVVSFKPRYGNFIGGEFVAPVNGEYFTNTSPVNGEVIGEFPRSSAADIDKALDAAHAAADAWGKTSVQDRSLVLLKIADRIEQNLEILAVSETWDNGKAVRETLNADVPLSADHFRYFAGCIRAQEGGAAEINELTTAYHFHEPLGVVGQIIPWNFPLLMAAWKLAPALAAGNCIVLKPAEQTPLSITVFIELIADLLPAGVLNIVHGFGREAGEALATSKRIAKIAFTGSTPVGSHIMKCAAENIIPSTVELGGKSPNIFFEDIMQAEPAFIEKAAEGLVLAFFNQGEVCTCPSRALVQESIYAPFMAEVMKKIAKIKRGNPLDTETMVGAQASQQQYDKILSYLDIAREEGAELLTGGAAERLEGDLSSGYYIQPTLLKGHNKMRVFQEEIFGPVVGVTTFKDEAEALAIANDTEFGLGAGLWTRDINRAYRMGRAIKAGRVWTNCYHLYPAHAAFGGYKKSGVGRETHKMMLDHYQQTKNLLVSYDVNPLGFF is encoded by the coding sequence ATGATCTACGCACAACCCGGAACCCCAGGCGCCGTCGTTTCCTTTAAACCGCGCTATGGCAATTTCATTGGCGGCGAGTTCGTCGCGCCGGTCAACGGCGAGTACTTCACCAACACGTCGCCGGTCAATGGCGAAGTCATCGGCGAATTCCCGCGCTCCAGCGCCGCCGACATCGACAAGGCCCTGGACGCGGCCCATGCCGCCGCCGATGCGTGGGGCAAGACTTCGGTGCAGGACCGTTCCCTGGTGTTGCTGAAAATCGCCGACCGCATCGAGCAGAACCTGGAAATCCTCGCGGTCAGCGAGACCTGGGACAACGGCAAGGCCGTGCGTGAAACCCTGAACGCCGACGTACCGCTGTCAGCCGACCATTTCCGTTACTTTGCCGGCTGCATTCGCGCGCAAGAGGGCGGGGCTGCCGAGATCAACGAGTTGACAACGGCCTATCATTTCCATGAGCCGCTGGGCGTGGTCGGGCAGATCATCCCCTGGAACTTCCCGCTGCTGATGGCCGCCTGGAAACTCGCCCCGGCCCTGGCCGCCGGCAACTGCATCGTGCTCAAGCCGGCGGAACAGACGCCGCTGTCGATCACGGTATTCATCGAGCTGATCGCCGACCTGCTGCCAGCCGGCGTGTTGAACATCGTCCACGGCTTTGGCCGCGAGGCCGGTGAAGCGCTGGCCACCAGCAAGCGCATCGCCAAGATCGCCTTCACCGGCTCGACCCCGGTGGGCTCGCACATCATGAAATGCGCCGCCGAGAACATCATCCCGTCCACCGTGGAACTGGGCGGCAAGTCGCCGAACATCTTCTTCGAAGACATCATGCAGGCCGAGCCGGCATTCATCGAGAAGGCCGCCGAGGGCCTGGTGCTCGCGTTTTTCAACCAGGGCGAAGTCTGCACCTGCCCATCCCGTGCCCTGGTCCAGGAATCGATCTACGCGCCGTTCATGGCCGAAGTCATGAAGAAGATCGCCAAGATCAAGCGCGGCAACCCACTGGACACCGAGACCATGGTTGGCGCCCAGGCGTCCCAGCAGCAGTACGACAAGATTCTTTCGTACCTGGACATCGCCCGGGAAGAGGGCGCCGAGTTGCTCACCGGTGGCGCGGCGGAGCGCCTTGAAGGGGATCTGTCGAGCGGCTATTACATCCAGCCAACCCTGCTCAAGGGCCACAACAAGATGCGCGTGTTCCAGGAAGAAATCTTTGGCCCGGTGGTGGGCGTGACCACCTTCAAGGACGAAGCCGAAGCCCTGGCGATCGCCAACGACACCGAGTTCGGCCTCGGTGCCGGCCTCTGGACCCGGGACATCAACCGCGCCTACCGCATGGGCCGGGCGATCAAGGCCGGTCGCGTGTGGACCAACTGCTACCACCTGTACCCGGCCCACGCTGCGTTCGGTGGGTACAAGAAGTCCGGCGTCGGTCGCGAGACCCACAAGATGATGCTCGACCATTACCAGCAGACCAAGAATTTGCTGGTGAGCTATGACGTGAATCCGTTGGGGTTCTTCTGA
- the ercA gene encoding alcohol dehydrogenase-like regulatory protein ErcA, translated as MSLSPLRKFVSPEIMFGAGCRHNVGNYAKTFGARKVLVVTDPGVIAAGWVGDIEASLQAQGIDYCIYSDVSPNPRVEEVMLGAETYRENHCDVIVAVGGGSPMDCGKAIGIVVAHGRSILEFEGVDTLKVPSPPLILIPTTAGTSADVSQFVIISNQQERMKFSIVSKAAVPDVSLIDPETTLSMDPFLSACTGIDALVHAIEAFVSTGHGPLTDPHALEAMRLINNNLVQMIANPADVALREKIMLGSMQAGLAFSNAILGAVHAMSHSLGGFLDLPHGLCNAVLVEHVVAFNYTSAPDRFKVIAETLGIDCRGLNHRQIRTRLVEHLIALKRTIGFHETLGLHGVSTSDIPFLSQHAMHDPCILTNPRESSQRDVEVVYGEAL; from the coding sequence ATGAGCCTCAGTCCGCTGCGCAAGTTCGTCTCCCCTGAAATCATGTTCGGTGCCGGCTGTCGGCACAATGTCGGCAACTACGCCAAGACCTTCGGCGCCCGCAAGGTGCTGGTGGTGACCGATCCCGGGGTCATCGCCGCCGGTTGGGTCGGCGATATCGAAGCCAGCCTTCAAGCCCAGGGCATCGATTACTGCATCTATAGCGACGTCTCGCCCAACCCACGGGTCGAGGAAGTCATGCTCGGAGCCGAGACCTACCGCGAGAACCATTGCGATGTAATCGTCGCGGTCGGTGGCGGCAGCCCCATGGACTGCGGCAAGGCGATCGGGATCGTGGTCGCCCATGGCCGCAGCATTCTTGAGTTCGAAGGCGTGGATACGCTGAAAGTACCCAGCCCGCCGTTGATCCTGATTCCCACTACCGCCGGCACGTCGGCCGACGTCTCCCAGTTCGTCATCATCTCGAACCAGCAAGAACGCATGAAGTTCTCCATCGTCAGCAAAGCGGCGGTGCCGGACGTGTCGTTGATCGACCCGGAAACGACCCTGAGCATGGACCCGTTCCTGTCCGCCTGTACCGGCATCGACGCGCTGGTGCATGCCATTGAGGCGTTCGTCTCCACCGGCCACGGGCCGTTGACCGATCCCCATGCTCTGGAGGCGATGCGCCTGATTAACAACAACCTGGTGCAGATGATCGCCAACCCGGCGGACGTCGCGCTGCGGGAGAAGATCATGCTCGGCAGCATGCAGGCCGGGTTGGCATTCTCCAACGCGATCCTCGGCGCGGTGCATGCGATGTCCCACAGCTTGGGCGGCTTCCTCGACTTGCCCCATGGCTTGTGCAACGCGGTGTTGGTGGAGCATGTGGTGGCGTTCAACTACACCTCGGCGCCGGACCGCTTCAAAGTCATCGCCGAGACCCTGGGCATCGATTGCCGTGGGCTCAACCATCGGCAGATCCGCACCCGGCTGGTGGAACACCTGATCGCCCTCAAGCGCACCATCGGTTTCCACGAAACCCTTGGGCTGCATGGCGTGAGCACCTCGGACATTCCGTTCCTGTCGCAACACGCGATGCATGACCCGTGCATCCTTACCAACCCTCGGGAGTCGAGCCAGCGGGATGTCGAGGTCGTCTATGGCGAAGCCCTCTGA
- the pqqA gene encoding pyrroloquinoline quinone precursor peptide PqqA: protein MWTKPAYTDLRIGFEVTMYFANR, encoded by the coding sequence ATGTGGACTAAACCCGCGTACACCGACCTGCGTATCGGCTTTGAAGTGACGATGTACTTCGCCAACCGATGA